One segment of Saprospiraceae bacterium DNA contains the following:
- a CDS encoding DoxX family membrane protein produces MNAFLSLGRWLFPVPFAAFGLIHLLNAQVMADNVVPAYMPAKIVWVYLSGLGLIAAAVSMYLGKYDKLAATLLAVFLLFVILMVHLPGAMSGGEGAQTSVSMVLRDLGMMAGAMIYALHLAIDRSVVG; encoded by the coding sequence ATGAATGCATTTTTATCACTTGGCCGCTGGCTTTTTCCCGTTCCATTTGCCGCGTTCGGACTGATTCACCTTCTCAATGCACAGGTCATGGCTGACAATGTGGTGCCCGCCTATATGCCCGCGAAAATAGTGTGGGTATATCTGTCTGGTCTTGGACTTATCGCGGCAGCCGTGAGTATGTACTTGGGCAAGTACGACAAATTGGCCGCCACACTGTTGGCTGTTTTTCTGCTGTTTGTGATTCTGATGGTGCATCTGCCGGGCGCCATGTCGGGCGGAGAGGGCGCACAAACCTCTGTCTCCATGGTGCTAAGGGATTTGGGCATGATGGCGGGCGCGATGATATACGCGTTGCACCTTGCCATAGACCGCTCGGTGGTGGGGTAA
- a CDS encoding VWA domain-containing protein — MEKNTTTPLLTPLEKWRLILGQKADAEQTVSLTAEQQGMDKVLEALYDAKRQGGLGASSPNVNRWLGDIRRYFPTPVVQVMQRDALERLGLLQLLLEPELLASVEPDVHLVGALLSLNKALPDKTRETARLVVKKVVEDLEKKLRSPLREAVQNALHRSARNRRPRPNEIDWRRTIYQNLKNYQPDLQTIIPERLIGYGRKGHALRHVVLLLDQSGSMAGSVVHAGILGSVLASIRSVQTNVVAFDTAVVDLTEHQHDPVELLFGTQLGGGTDIAKALDYAETLIHTPQDTILVLISDLFEGGDVAAFFKKAAALRRAGVTFVALLALSDEGAPAYDHDNAAILGTLDIPAFACTPSLLPDLMAAAIQQRDLKMWAGENGLSVKS; from the coding sequence ATGGAAAAAAACACAACCACACCCCTACTCACACCGCTCGAAAAATGGCGACTCATACTCGGACAAAAAGCCGATGCCGAACAAACGGTCAGCCTGACCGCCGAGCAACAGGGCATGGACAAAGTGCTGGAAGCACTCTACGACGCAAAACGTCAGGGTGGACTCGGCGCTTCCTCCCCGAACGTGAATCGTTGGCTAGGCGACATCCGGCGCTATTTCCCCACACCCGTGGTGCAAGTGATGCAGCGCGACGCGCTTGAGCGACTCGGCCTCCTCCAACTCTTGCTCGAACCCGAACTGCTCGCCAGCGTGGAGCCAGACGTGCACCTCGTGGGCGCCTTGCTGTCGCTCAACAAAGCCCTGCCCGACAAAACCCGCGAAACGGCCCGCCTCGTGGTGAAAAAAGTAGTGGAGGATTTGGAAAAAAAATTGCGCTCCCCCCTGCGCGAAGCCGTGCAAAACGCCCTCCACCGCAGCGCCCGCAATCGCCGCCCTCGCCCCAATGAGATTGACTGGCGCCGCACGATTTATCAAAACCTGAAGAACTATCAACCCGACCTCCAAACCATCATCCCCGAACGACTCATCGGCTACGGACGCAAAGGCCATGCACTGCGCCACGTCGTCCTCTTGCTCGACCAAAGCGGCTCCATGGCTGGCTCTGTCGTCCACGCAGGCATACTGGGCTCGGTGCTGGCCTCCATCCGTTCGGTACAGACCAACGTGGTGGCTTTCGACACCGCCGTGGTGGATTTGACGGAACACCAACACGACCCGGTCGAACTGCTCTTTGGCACACAGCTCGGCGGCGGCACCGACATCGCCAAGGCGCTCGACTATGCCGAAACACTTATCCACACGCCCCAAGACACCATTCTGGTGCTCATCAGCGATTTGTTCGAGGGAGGCGACGTGGCGGCGTTTTTCAAAAAAGCAGCCGCGCTGCGCCGAGCGGGTGTCACTTTCGTGGCGCTACTCGCGCTCAGCGACGAAGGCGCTCCCGCTTACGACCACGACAATGCCGCCATTTTGGGCACGCTGGATATCCCTGCCTTTGCCTGCACCCCCTCGCTTTTACCCGATTTGATGGCAGCAGCCATTCAGCAACGCGACCTGAAAATGTGGGCCGGGGAAAACGGCTTGTCGGTAAAAAGCTGA
- a CDS encoding SDR family oxidoreductase, which produces MNISLLGKNALVGGASAGIGRAVAMELAALGANVTLLARTESTLKEAVESLDVVQGQRHGYIAADFSDASSLLEKVYALLERQPIHVLVNNTGGPPGGPITAASSEAFLAAYHNHLLCNQLLAQAVLPGMKAADYGRIINIISTSVKEPLDNLGVSNTTRWAVAAWAKTWANEVGRFGITVNNVLPGYTRTGRLLEIIEKRASSSGQTEAAVEEMFKSQVPLRRFAEPQEVAAAVAFLASPAAGYINGINLPVDGGRTRSL; this is translated from the coding sequence ATGAATATATCTCTTCTTGGAAAAAATGCCCTTGTGGGCGGTGCGAGCGCTGGCATTGGCCGCGCCGTAGCCATGGAACTCGCCGCGCTTGGTGCCAACGTGACTTTGTTGGCTCGCACCGAAAGCACTTTAAAAGAGGCCGTTGAGAGCCTTGATGTTGTTCAAGGGCAGAGACATGGCTACATCGCTGCCGATTTTTCAGACGCTTCAAGTTTATTGGAAAAAGTGTACGCTTTGCTCGAACGCCAGCCCATCCATGTGTTGGTGAACAACACGGGAGGTCCTCCCGGTGGCCCCATTACGGCGGCGAGCAGCGAGGCGTTCTTGGCAGCCTATCACAACCACTTGCTGTGCAATCAACTGCTTGCCCAAGCCGTGTTGCCCGGGATGAAGGCTGCCGACTATGGGCGTATCATCAACATCATCAGCACCTCGGTGAAGGAGCCGCTGGACAATCTCGGCGTGTCGAACACCACTCGTTGGGCGGTGGCGGCTTGGGCCAAGACGTGGGCCAACGAGGTCGGGCGTTTTGGCATCACGGTCAACAACGTGTTGCCCGGCTATACCCGCACGGGTCGCCTGTTGGAAATCATTGAGAAACGCGCCTCGTCAAGCGGGCAAACGGAAGCCGCCGTGGAAGAGATGTTCAAAAGCCAAGTTCCACTCCGCCGATTTGCCGAGCCGCAAGAAGTGGCTGCGGCAGTGGCGTTTCTCGCCAGTCCGGCAGCGGGCTACATCAACGGCATCAACTTGCCAGTGGATGGGGGAAGGACGCGGAGTTTGTAG
- a CDS encoding TetR/AcrR family transcriptional regulator — translation MPITKIEKRDLLRRCWEVFNRHGYYGTSVSMLAEATGLGKSGLMHHYTSKESLMGAVVEYALDELRSYVLAVAQEDLPPEQRLEKLLRRQNRLAKYERRGCFFANTALETGREGLFNEQIQTIFAEWQDTVSHILSEVMPPEEATEMAYRLLLEYEGSVTMYKLTGDEQHLERFVARAVALFGKKMRGGVSA, via the coding sequence ATGCCAATTACAAAAATTGAAAAAAGGGATTTGTTGCGTCGTTGCTGGGAAGTGTTCAACCGGCACGGCTACTACGGCACGTCAGTCAGCATGTTGGCGGAAGCGACGGGGTTGGGCAAGTCTGGGCTGATGCACCACTACACCTCCAAAGAGAGCCTCATGGGAGCTGTGGTGGAGTATGCGCTGGACGAGTTGCGCAGCTACGTGCTTGCCGTGGCGCAAGAGGATTTGCCGCCCGAACAGCGGCTGGAAAAGCTGCTGCGCCGGCAAAATCGGCTGGCCAAGTACGAGCGGCGAGGCTGTTTTTTTGCCAACACTGCCCTCGAAACAGGCCGCGAAGGACTGTTCAACGAGCAAATCCAAACCATTTTCGCCGAATGGCAAGACACGGTGTCCCATATTCTCTCTGAGGTCATGCCGCCAGAAGAAGCCACCGAAATGGCCTATCGCCTGCTGCTCGAATATGAAGGCTCCGTCACGATGTACAAACTTACGGGCGACGAGCAGCACCTGGAGCGGTTTGTGGCGCGGGCGGTGGCGCTGTTCGGGAAAAAAATGCGCGGCGGTGTATCTGCCTAA
- a CDS encoding alpha/beta fold hydrolase, giving the protein MQKLIYQSIGFGLNLGSLVAPAQAVKWAVNLFSTPPKPKVREKERAFLETARQVRRVVAGQSIVEYHWGEAQAPLVLLSYGWGYNAGRWRHFVPELLTAGFRVLAYDPPGHGLAPAGRLNIPLNAAIVRALLEEYGPADTIVAHSFGGSSSIYALQGMPHRLHPQRMAIMASFSFAPSVFREYQQALGLWPGLYWRMVRFFEQRTGQPIEHFDFAMMTANLAHIEGLLVHNPNDHVTPYKEARRYFDFWPGSRLYSPSEGGHHLGTANITQAILDFVATGKAPAHSERQEQPVHAGHELVRYFAGL; this is encoded by the coding sequence ATGCAAAAACTCATTTATCAATCCATAGGCTTTGGCCTCAATCTCGGCTCACTGGTCGCCCCTGCCCAAGCAGTGAAATGGGCCGTCAACCTCTTCTCCACGCCGCCCAAGCCGAAAGTGCGCGAGAAAGAACGCGCCTTTTTGGAGACTGCCCGCCAAGTGCGGCGAGTGGTCGCGGGGCAATCCATCGTGGAATATCACTGGGGCGAGGCACAAGCGCCTTTGGTGCTGCTCAGCTACGGCTGGGGCTACAATGCAGGGCGCTGGCGGCATTTTGTGCCCGAACTCCTGACGGCGGGATTCCGAGTGCTGGCTTACGACCCACCGGGACACGGCCTCGCCCCCGCCGGGCGACTCAACATCCCACTCAACGCGGCCATTGTCAGGGCGCTCTTGGAGGAATATGGCCCAGCAGACACCATCGTGGCCCACTCGTTTGGCGGCAGCAGCAGCATTTATGCGCTGCAAGGGATGCCCCATCGCCTGCACCCACAGCGCATGGCCATCATGGCTTCGTTCAGTTTCGCCCCCTCGGTATTCCGCGAATACCAACAGGCGCTGGGGCTGTGGCCAGGGCTTTACTGGCGGATGGTTCGCTTCTTCGAACAGCGCACAGGGCAACCCATCGAGCATTTTGACTTCGCCATGATGACGGCCAACCTTGCCCACATCGAAGGCTTGCTGGTGCACAACCCAAACGACCACGTGACCCCCTACAAGGAGGCGCGGCGCTATTTCGATTTTTGGCCAGGCAGCCGCTTATACAGCCCGTCGGAGGGCGGGCACCATCTGGGCACTGCCAACATCACTCAGGCAATTCTGGATTTTGTTGCTACGGGGAAAGCGCCGGCGCATTCGGAACGGCAAGAACAGCCCGTCCATGCGGGCCATGAGTTGGTGCGCTATTTTGCTGGACTTTGA
- a CDS encoding DUF433 domain-containing protein, which yields MTDIHWQDYITSDSDILFGKPVVKGTRVPVHLILEKLGKGETIADLLLAYPRVSEQAIQACLIFAAETVKNETVVSVAA from the coding sequence ATGACTGACATCCACTGGCAAGACTACATCACTTCTGACTCGGACATCCTGTTTGGCAAGCCCGTCGTCAAAGGCACACGCGTTCCCGTGCACCTTATTTTGGAGAAATTGGGCAAGGGCGAAACCATCGCGGACTTATTGCTCGCCTACCCGCGCGTTTCGGAACAGGCCATTCAAGCCTGTCTTATTTTTGCTGCCGAAACCGTTAAAAATGAAACAGTTGTCTCGGTAGCCGCCTAG
- a CDS encoding CfrBI family restriction endonuclease has translation MKEKESLAKHIPKFGISIAKYSGGQMIDRIGQDIMREVVVSILCGGNVRSLTEGLTQRRIFLSNAALLVSFLRASKDIKNFEKQISELASSELTTEKLSQEHKMYLQWFIGLTGKSIQNVLRSDHNELTQYLKELDNALSNAVTQTVEEFGEIVGQITVDKENYPLNLQAILRLFLAIGAQTLAVRGSEKSMYGKLFEKLILGSLLTIFGFKKIDPKISTESKKVFWLSERGDKRESDATLLIKPGRGVRFDIGFIGPGNTEISLDKVSRFEREMDFGRTQHFMSTIILIDRIGESSRITELAKRIEGNIVQMSMTHWVKEIAQILKISAGFEHPILKMNSESLVLFLKKEMQKIDLKQFA, from the coding sequence ATGAAAGAGAAAGAGTCCCTTGCAAAGCACATCCCGAAATTTGGAATTTCGATTGCCAAATACTCTGGCGGACAGATGATTGACCGTATTGGACAAGATATCATGCGCGAAGTTGTTGTGTCAATTTTATGTGGTGGAAATGTGCGTTCGCTCACGGAAGGATTGACTCAAAGGCGGATTTTTTTGTCAAATGCAGCATTGCTTGTCAGCTTTCTGCGAGCTTCAAAAGACATCAAAAATTTTGAAAAACAGATATCTGAACTGGCCAGCAGTGAACTAACCACAGAGAAGCTTTCTCAAGAACACAAAATGTATTTGCAGTGGTTTATCGGGCTGACGGGTAAAAGCATACAGAATGTACTGCGCAGTGACCACAACGAACTGACTCAATATTTAAAGGAGTTAGACAACGCTTTGTCGAATGCAGTCACTCAAACTGTTGAGGAGTTTGGGGAAATTGTCGGGCAAATCACTGTTGATAAAGAAAATTATCCGCTCAATTTACAAGCAATTCTACGTCTATTTCTTGCTATCGGCGCACAAACACTTGCTGTGAGAGGCTCAGAAAAATCCATGTATGGCAAGTTATTTGAAAAATTAATCTTGGGCAGCCTTTTAACAATTTTTGGATTCAAAAAAATTGACCCGAAAATTTCAACCGAATCGAAAAAGGTGTTTTGGCTCTCGGAACGCGGCGACAAACGAGAAAGCGATGCTACTCTGCTCATAAAACCTGGACGCGGCGTACGGTTTGATATTGGTTTCATCGGGCCTGGAAACACAGAAATCTCACTCGACAAAGTTTCCCGTTTTGAAAGAGAAATGGATTTTGGGAGAACACAGCATTTTATGTCAACGATAATTCTGATAGACCGAATAGGCGAAAGCAGCAGAATCACAGAACTTGCCAAGCGAATTGAAGGTAATATTGTTCAAATGTCCATGACACATTGGGTCAAGGAGATTGCTCAGATTTTGAAAATCTCCGCCGGGTTCGAACATCCAATTTTGAAAATGAACTCTGAAAGTCTAGTGCTTTTTCTCAAGAAAGAAATGCAAAAGATTGATTTGAAACAATTTGCTTGA
- a CDS encoding site-specific DNA-methyltransferase has protein sequence MDKRSRYRITEVSQAKQVSKEYLALYDLDNAVEFGLPEIDDRYHIWRVPVLSKQKENIGEIVIDAISTLINEKKTTNPDILESRLLGRKPTVNHNGHSNGNSALPKVSNLRNTVGFGDSELLLQETPNESIDLIFTSPPYYNARPEYAEYLSYEEYLLKIKKIIHQCHRVLNEGRFFVMNISPVLIRRSNRNEASKRLAVPFDFHKLFIEENFEFIDDIHWVKPEGAGWATGRGRRFAADRNPLQYKPVPVTEYLLVYRKKTDKLIDWHIRKHPDQKLVEESKIEDGYETTNLWKIHPAYHSKHPAIFPLELAEKVIKYYSFKNDVVFDPFAGTGTVGKAAVKLGRRFVLFEQDPEYLQIIKDDIHDWLLSETTDVNWLNTEPAPVRQASLF, from the coding sequence ATGGACAAGAGAAGCCGCTATCGAATTACCGAAGTCAGTCAAGCCAAGCAAGTTTCTAAAGAATATCTGGCTTTGTATGATTTAGATAATGCCGTTGAATTCGGATTGCCCGAGATTGACGACCGTTATCACATTTGGCGGGTCCCGGTGCTTTCCAAGCAAAAAGAGAATATTGGAGAAATTGTGATTGATGCGATTTCAACATTAATAAACGAAAAAAAAACCACTAATCCCGATATCCTCGAATCGAGACTTTTAGGCAGGAAACCTACTGTCAATCACAATGGACATTCAAATGGCAACAGTGCTTTGCCCAAAGTTTCCAACTTGCGAAACACTGTTGGGTTTGGCGATTCCGAGTTGCTTTTGCAAGAAACACCGAACGAATCCATTGACTTGATTTTCACTTCACCGCCATATTACAACGCTCGACCTGAGTACGCTGAATACCTTTCCTACGAAGAGTATCTGTTGAAAATCAAGAAAATAATTCACCAATGCCACCGCGTATTGAATGAAGGGCGGTTTTTTGTGATGAACATTTCTCCGGTATTGATTCGGCGTTCAAATCGAAACGAAGCATCTAAGAGATTGGCTGTACCATTTGACTTTCACAAACTTTTTATAGAGGAAAATTTTGAGTTTATTGACGACATTCACTGGGTAAAACCAGAAGGTGCAGGCTGGGCGACAGGACGAGGAAGAAGATTTGCCGCCGACCGGAATCCGTTGCAGTACAAGCCTGTCCCAGTCACGGAGTACCTCTTAGTTTATCGGAAAAAAACTGATAAACTAATTGATTGGCATATCCGCAAGCATCCAGACCAAAAGTTAGTAGAAGAATCTAAAATCGAGGACGGTTACGAGACAACTAACCTCTGGAAAATCCATCCGGCTTACCACTCAAAGCATCCGGCGATTTTCCCACTTGAATTGGCTGAAAAGGTCATCAAATATTACTCCTTCAAGAATGATGTGGTATTTGACCCCTTTGCAGGAACGGGGACAGTCGGAAAAGCGGCTGTCAAACTTGGCCGACGTTTTGTGTTATTTGAGCAAGACCCTGAATACCTGCAAATTATTAAAGACGACATTCACGATTGGCTTTTAAGTGAGACCACAGATGTGAATTGGCTCAATACCGAACCTGCACCCGTCCGACAAGCTTCATTGTTTTGA
- the smc gene encoding chromosome segregation protein SMC, translating to MRLKSLEIKGFKSFANETVLHFNADVTGVVGPNGSGKSNVVDAIRWVLGEQKSRELRLDKMSSVIFNGTKKRKEGQMAQVTLTFDNTKNVLPTDYGTVSISRILYRSGESEYRLNGVTCRLKDITSLFLDTGIGADSYAIIALNMVEDLLSDREQARRRMFEQAAGVSKYKARKHETQQKLEATAADLDRVEDLLFEIEDQLKKLEKQAERARKYYDLKDEYKKLSIELAVHNLARHKKTFKDLETQIAREEDNYRSTEAMSRLLEADIEAKRKSHVDKETSLSEQQQEVNRLTGRIRGKENEKAMLEQKRSFVANDLQRLNDQIANNTNQLRTLDTEIEGYQTDLNYERNLEAELEAALSEAQKLLEKVRADHNLLKGNLDEFVKEQQGLEREIVELEKTKAIQTNQIENLRRDVERTLGDIATRREEMKVLEKNIAEQDKSEAAQLKKIKDLEASETKRKADIAAAEQQQDELLKKIAAHNRQLDARRNEYKLTKSMVESLEGFPESIKFLSQQKDWAKNCPLLSDLIYVREEYRVVIENYLEQYLNYYVVPNVDEAAKAIALLGQSQKGRANFFLLDAFRDYAAPLALLPGGIRAVELVEVEAQYRPLVEFLLENVVISDDPALPSLIPNPDLTVLSKSGTYVRRKFSVSGGSVGLFEGKKIGRKKNLEILENEIKKLETTENQLNSQLATLRAHLQSLKNADQSTLLQRERESLNRLGQEKAGMQAKLDNIAAFVANFDAQAGDANERIAALTESNAAIEKQLAEKTRAATAVRERLANADGSFRDVAEHLSQTSAAFNQQNIEFIRQQNKVNAFRQELTFREKRREELRQTQASAQTTLARNADEIQLIEAEIQQIETDLQAAYLEKKEKETSLSAVEQTYFKARNEIHELENKQRDNFRQQQDLQGLVNRLKEKFSDVKFEITAIGERLRAEFGLGVNDVINQEPDPAYQRDTLEREVNNLKRRLDTYGEVNPMAIEAYNEIKERYDTIAGQRNDILAAKENLVQTMKEIEETATARFLEAFAQVRENFIGVFRTLFTEDDSADLLLTNPDAPLESDINIIAKPKGKRPQTIAQLSGGEKTLTATALLFALYLLKPAPFCIFDEVDAPLDDANIEKFNRIIRQFSADSQFIVVTHNKATMAAVDTIYGVYMPEQGVSAVTPVDFRKLGHEAMVFEAG from the coding sequence ATGCGGCTCAAATCATTAGAAATCAAGGGATTTAAAAGTTTTGCCAACGAAACCGTCCTCCACTTCAACGCCGACGTGACCGGCGTAGTAGGCCCCAACGGCTCCGGCAAAAGCAATGTAGTGGATGCCATCCGCTGGGTGCTCGGCGAGCAGAAAAGCCGCGAACTCCGCCTCGACAAAATGTCGTCGGTCATCTTCAACGGCACCAAAAAACGCAAAGAAGGCCAGATGGCGCAGGTCACTTTGACCTTCGACAACACCAAAAACGTCCTCCCCACCGACTACGGCACGGTCAGCATCAGCCGCATCCTCTACCGCTCCGGCGAGAGCGAATACCGCCTCAACGGCGTCACCTGCCGCCTCAAAGACATCACTTCGCTCTTCCTCGACACGGGCATCGGCGCCGACAGTTACGCGATTATCGCGCTCAACATGGTCGAAGACCTGCTCAGCGACCGCGAGCAGGCGCGCCGCCGGATGTTCGAGCAGGCCGCCGGCGTGAGCAAATACAAAGCCCGCAAACACGAAACCCAGCAAAAACTCGAAGCCACCGCCGCCGACCTCGACCGCGTGGAGGATTTGTTGTTTGAAATCGAAGACCAACTCAAAAAACTCGAAAAACAAGCCGAGCGCGCCCGCAAATACTACGACCTCAAGGACGAGTACAAAAAACTCAGCATCGAACTCGCCGTCCACAACCTCGCCCGACACAAAAAAACCTTCAAAGATTTGGAAACCCAAATCGCCCGCGAAGAGGACAACTACCGCTCCACCGAGGCCATGTCGCGGCTTTTGGAAGCCGACATCGAGGCCAAACGCAAGAGCCACGTGGACAAGGAAACCTCGCTCAGCGAACAACAGCAGGAGGTCAACCGCCTCACCGGGCGCATTCGCGGTAAGGAAAACGAAAAGGCGATGCTGGAACAAAAACGCTCCTTCGTCGCCAACGACCTGCAACGCCTCAACGACCAAATCGCCAACAATACCAACCAGTTGCGCACACTCGATACCGAAATCGAAGGCTACCAGACCGACCTGAACTACGAGCGAAACCTCGAGGCCGAACTCGAAGCCGCCCTTTCCGAAGCGCAAAAATTGTTGGAAAAAGTTCGCGCCGACCACAACCTCTTGAAAGGCAACCTCGACGAATTCGTGAAAGAACAACAAGGTTTGGAACGCGAAATCGTCGAGTTGGAAAAAACCAAAGCCATTCAGACCAACCAAATCGAAAACCTCCGCCGCGACGTGGAGCGCACCCTCGGCGACATTGCCACACGCCGCGAGGAGATGAAGGTTTTGGAAAAAAACATCGCCGAACAGGACAAGTCGGAAGCAGCGCAACTCAAGAAAATAAAAGACTTGGAAGCCTCCGAAACCAAACGCAAAGCCGACATCGCCGCCGCCGAGCAGCAGCAAGACGAGTTGCTCAAAAAAATCGCCGCCCACAACCGCCAACTCGACGCCCGCCGCAACGAGTACAAACTCACCAAGAGCATGGTGGAGTCGCTCGAAGGTTTCCCGGAGAGCATCAAGTTTTTGAGCCAGCAAAAAGACTGGGCGAAAAACTGCCCCCTGCTTTCCGACCTGATTTACGTCCGCGAAGAATACCGCGTCGTCATCGAAAACTATTTGGAGCAATACCTCAACTACTATGTGGTGCCCAACGTGGACGAGGCGGCCAAGGCCATCGCCCTACTCGGCCAGAGCCAGAAAGGCCGCGCCAACTTCTTCCTGCTCGACGCTTTCCGCGACTACGCTGCGCCGTTGGCTTTGCTGCCCGGCGGCATCAGGGCGGTGGAATTGGTCGAGGTGGAGGCGCAGTACCGGCCGCTGGTGGAGTTCCTATTGGAGAATGTCGTCATTTCAGACGACCCCGCTTTGCCGTCCCTAATTCCCAATCCCGACCTGACGGTTTTATCCAAATCCGGCACTTATGTTCGCCGCAAATTCAGCGTCTCCGGCGGCTCCGTCGGCCTTTTTGAAGGCAAAAAAATTGGCCGGAAAAAGAACCTAGAGATTTTAGAAAATGAAATAAAAAAACTCGAAACCACTGAAAACCAACTCAACAGCCAACTCGCCACGCTGCGCGCCCACCTGCAAAGCCTGAAAAACGCCGACCAGAGCACCCTGCTCCAACGCGAACGCGAGAGCCTCAATCGCCTCGGTCAGGAGAAGGCCGGGATGCAGGCCAAGTTGGACAACATCGCCGCTTTCGTCGCCAATTTCGACGCACAGGCCGGCGATGCCAACGAGCGCATTGCGGCGCTCACCGAAAGCAACGCGGCCATCGAAAAACAGTTGGCAGAGAAAACCCGCGCCGCCACCGCCGTCCGCGAGCGACTCGCCAACGCTGACGGCTCCTTCCGCGACGTGGCCGAACATTTGAGCCAAACGAGCGCGGCGTTCAACCAGCAAAACATCGAGTTCATTCGCCAGCAAAACAAGGTCAACGCCTTCCGGCAGGAATTGACCTTTCGGGAAAAACGCCGCGAAGAACTTCGCCAAACGCAGGCTTCCGCGCAAACGACTTTGGCACGCAACGCCGACGAAATTCAACTCATCGAGGCTGAAATTCAGCAGATTGAGACGGATTTACAGGCGGCTTATTTGGAAAAAAAGGAAAAGGAAACCTCGCTCAGCGCCGTCGAACAAACGTATTTCAAAGCCCGCAACGAAATCCACGAACTCGAAAACAAGCAGCGCGACAACTTCCGCCAGCAGCAGGATTTGCAGGGTTTGGTGAACCGTTTGAAGGAAAAATTTTCCGACGTCAAATTTGAAATCACGGCCATCGGCGAGCGGTTGCGGGCGGAATTCGGCCTCGGCGTCAACGACGTGATTAACCAGGAACCCGACCCGGCCTACCAGCGCGACACCCTCGAGCGCGAGGTAAATAACCTCAAACGCCGCCTCGACACCTACGGCGAAGTCAACCCGATGGCCATCGAAGCCTACAACGAAATCAAGGAGCGCTACGACACCATCGCCGGGCAGCGCAACGACATTCTCGCGGCCAAAGAAAACCTCGTGCAGACGATGAAGGAAATCGAGGAGACCGCCACCGCCCGCTTCCTCGAAGCCTTCGCCCAGGTGCGCGAAAACTTTATCGGCGTGTTCCGCACGCTATTCACGGAGGACGATTCCGCCGACCTCCTGCTCACCAACCCCGACGCGCCCCTCGAATCGGACATCAACATCATCGCCAAGCCCAAAGGCAAGCGCCCGCAGACCATCGCCCAACTCTCCGGCGGCGAAAAGACGCTCACCGCCACCGCCCTGCTCTTCGCGCTCTACCTCCTGAAGCCCGCGCCCTTCTGCATCTTCGATGAGGTGGACGCGCCGCTCGACGACGCGAACATCGAGAAATTCAACCGCATCATCCGCCAGTTTTCCGCTGATTCACAGTTCATTGTCGTCACCCACAACAAAGCGACCATGGCGGCGGTGGACACGATTTACGGGGTGTATATGCCCGAACAGGGGGTGTCAGCCGTCACGCCCGTGGATTTCAGGAAGTTGGGGCACGAGGCGATGGTGTTTGAGGCGGGGTAG